In a single window of the Prochlorococcus marinus str. AS9601 genome:
- the hemE gene encoding uroporphyrinogen decarboxylase, with protein sequence MGQDLPLLLSAALGKKVNRPPVWMMRQAGRYMKIYRDLRERYPSFRERSENPELSYEISMQPFHAFKPDGVILFSDILTPLPGMGINFEIIESKGPIIEDPIRTLNQVENLRELNPSESLSFVGQVLSSLKKDVNNEATILGFVGAPWTLAAYVVEGKSSKNYSLIKSMAFNEPDLLHKLLDHFAKSIGEYLKYQIKSGAQVVQIFDSWAGQLSPQDYDMFAGPYQKKVVEIVKAEYPETPIILYISGSAGVLERMAKTGVDIISLDWTVDIEEACKRIPRGIGIQGNVDPGILFGNKKSIKERIDDTFNKIKDRKYILNLGHGILPGTPEENAQTFFEHGKKLTY encoded by the coding sequence ATGGGTCAAGATTTACCGCTACTACTTTCTGCCGCATTAGGTAAAAAAGTAAATAGGCCTCCAGTATGGATGATGAGGCAAGCAGGAAGATATATGAAAATCTATAGAGATTTAAGGGAGCGTTACCCAAGCTTTAGAGAGAGGTCTGAAAATCCAGAACTATCATATGAGATTTCAATGCAGCCTTTTCATGCTTTCAAACCGGATGGTGTGATCCTTTTTTCAGATATTCTCACACCTCTTCCAGGGATGGGCATAAATTTTGAAATAATAGAAAGTAAAGGTCCAATTATTGAGGACCCAATAAGAACTCTTAATCAGGTAGAAAATTTAAGAGAATTAAATCCAAGCGAGAGTTTAAGCTTTGTTGGGCAAGTTCTTTCTTCACTAAAAAAAGATGTAAATAACGAGGCAACTATTTTAGGTTTTGTTGGCGCACCTTGGACTCTTGCTGCATATGTAGTTGAAGGTAAAAGCAGTAAGAATTATTCCTTAATAAAATCAATGGCTTTTAATGAACCAGATTTACTTCATAAACTTCTTGATCATTTTGCAAAATCTATTGGTGAATATCTTAAATATCAAATAAAATCTGGAGCGCAAGTAGTACAAATTTTTGATTCATGGGCAGGCCAACTAAGCCCACAAGATTATGATATGTTTGCTGGGCCGTATCAAAAAAAAGTTGTTGAAATTGTAAAAGCGGAATACCCTGAAACACCAATAATTCTTTACATTTCAGGAAGTGCTGGGGTACTGGAAAGAATGGCAAAAACTGGAGTAGATATAATTTCACTAGACTGGACAGTAGATATTGAAGAGGCTTGTAAAAGAATCCCCAGGGGAATTGGAATTCAAGGTAATGTTGACCCTGGCATTTTATTCGGAAACAAAAAATCAATAAAAGAAAGGATAGATGATACTTTCAATAAAATTAAAGACAGGAAATATATTCTTAATTTGGGTCATGGGATTTTACCTGGGACTCCAGAAGAAAATGCTCAAACATTTTTTGAACATGGGAAAAAACTCACTTACTAG
- a CDS encoding ATP-dependent Clp protease ATP-binding subunit: MKIVPSEFSNSAWDCFIVAKEIAYKNYQQNVDADNLLLALIKEDNITKNILKKNNVNLKDLEREIISSLNAKAKMKNKQDNLYIGETLHKIFLKANDIKNTLNDVVISTEHLVYCFTYDNNYGFQILNQKGIPEFLEIIKKMKSDPALNNEFNSSNESLEKYGIDLTQSARDGILDPVIGRDEEIRRTIQILSRRTKNNPVLIGEPGVGKTAIVEGLAQRIINGDVPSALQDRKLISLDMGSLLAGAKYRGEFEERIKNILKKVKKSDGKIILFIDEIHTVVGAGAGGGSLDASNLLKPMLARGELRCIGATTINEHKQNIEKDPALERRFQKIKVDAPSINDTISILRGLRERYEVHHSVRISDNALVAAATLSERYINDRFLPDKAIDLIDEAASRLNMVITSKPEEIDEIDRKVLQFEMEKLSLKRETDDFSIGRLKKINNELISLKDKQAELGAQWKKEKDEIDEISTIKEEIESVQLQIDQAKRSFDLNKAAELEFGTLNSLQKKLKEKSESLVNSQKNGDTSLLRQEVTFDDIAEVVSKWTSIPVQNLNQSEKDKLLSLESILKEKIIGQDSAIRAVADSIKRSRTGLNDPSKPLASFLFLGPTGVGKTELSKVTAKIIFDSNSSITRLDMSEYMEKHSVSKIIGAPPGYLGFESGGQLTEAVRKNPYSLILLDEIEKAHKDILDILLQVLDDGIITDGQGRTINFKNSIIVLTSNLGSQSINDLSVRKEDANEIKKVVDNEIKKFFKPEFLNRLDEIVIFNNLELNDIKEIAKIQLQHLEKRLNKKNLKFKITDEAINQLVENSFDHAYGARPLKRIIQKQIETKISNNILNNHYLNKDEINIYLVDGEINVD; this comes from the coding sequence ATGAAAATAGTTCCAAGCGAATTCTCAAATTCTGCTTGGGATTGTTTTATTGTCGCCAAAGAAATTGCTTATAAAAATTATCAACAAAATGTAGACGCTGATAATTTATTATTAGCTCTTATTAAAGAGGACAATATTACAAAAAATATTTTAAAAAAAAATAATGTAAATCTAAAAGATCTTGAGAGGGAAATAATTTCTTCATTAAATGCGAAAGCAAAAATGAAAAATAAACAAGATAATTTATATATTGGTGAGACTCTTCACAAAATATTTTTGAAGGCGAATGATATCAAAAATACTTTAAATGATGTAGTGATATCAACAGAACACTTAGTTTACTGTTTCACTTATGATAATAATTATGGATTTCAAATTTTAAATCAAAAAGGTATTCCAGAATTTCTTGAAATTATAAAGAAAATGAAGTCAGATCCGGCATTAAATAATGAATTTAACAGTTCTAATGAGTCTTTGGAAAAATATGGTATTGATCTAACTCAATCTGCACGAGATGGAATTTTAGACCCAGTTATTGGTAGGGATGAAGAGATTAGAAGAACAATTCAAATATTGAGTAGAAGAACAAAAAATAATCCAGTTCTTATTGGAGAACCTGGGGTTGGCAAAACAGCCATTGTAGAAGGTTTAGCTCAAAGAATTATTAATGGCGATGTGCCCTCTGCGCTACAAGATAGGAAACTAATTTCATTAGATATGGGTTCACTTTTAGCTGGAGCAAAATATCGTGGAGAATTTGAAGAAAGAATAAAAAATATTCTAAAGAAAGTGAAAAAATCAGACGGTAAGATTATTCTTTTTATTGATGAAATTCATACGGTAGTTGGCGCTGGCGCTGGTGGAGGTTCTTTAGATGCAAGCAACCTATTAAAACCAATGCTTGCGAGAGGAGAACTTAGATGTATTGGTGCTACAACTATTAATGAACATAAACAAAATATAGAAAAAGATCCTGCTTTAGAAAGAAGATTTCAAAAGATAAAAGTTGATGCTCCTTCAATAAATGACACTATATCAATTTTAAGAGGATTGAGAGAAAGATACGAAGTTCATCATAGTGTGAGAATTTCTGATAATGCTTTAGTTGCTGCTGCAACCCTTAGCGAAAGATATATTAACGATAGATTTCTTCCTGACAAAGCAATAGATCTAATCGATGAAGCAGCCTCAAGATTAAATATGGTCATAACTTCCAAACCTGAAGAAATTGATGAAATTGATCGAAAAGTTCTACAGTTTGAGATGGAAAAATTATCTTTAAAAAGAGAAACGGATGATTTTTCTATAGGAAGATTAAAAAAAATCAATAATGAACTTATATCCCTTAAAGATAAACAGGCAGAATTAGGCGCTCAATGGAAAAAAGAAAAAGATGAAATTGACGAGATTAGCACCATAAAAGAAGAAATTGAATCTGTTCAATTGCAAATAGACCAAGCCAAAAGGAGTTTTGACCTCAACAAAGCAGCAGAATTAGAATTTGGAACTTTAAATTCTTTGCAAAAAAAATTGAAAGAAAAAAGTGAGTCTTTAGTAAATTCCCAAAAAAATGGAGATACAAGTCTTTTAAGACAAGAGGTAACTTTTGATGATATTGCAGAAGTTGTCTCAAAGTGGACCTCTATTCCAGTACAGAACTTAAACCAGTCAGAAAAAGATAAACTCTTGAGCCTCGAGTCAATCCTTAAAGAAAAAATTATTGGTCAAGATAGTGCAATTAGGGCTGTTGCAGATTCCATTAAGAGATCAAGGACTGGTCTAAATGATCCAAGCAAACCATTAGCCAGTTTTCTTTTTTTAGGTCCAACTGGTGTTGGGAAAACAGAGCTAAGTAAAGTAACAGCCAAAATAATATTCGATTCAAATTCTTCAATTACAAGACTGGATATGTCTGAATATATGGAAAAGCATTCAGTGAGCAAAATTATAGGTGCGCCTCCTGGATATTTAGGTTTCGAATCAGGCGGTCAACTAACTGAAGCTGTACGCAAAAATCCTTATTCATTAATACTCCTAGATGAAATAGAGAAAGCTCACAAAGATATTTTAGATATTCTCTTACAGGTTCTTGATGATGGAATCATTACTGATGGTCAAGGTCGTACAATCAATTTCAAAAATTCAATCATTGTTCTCACAAGTAATTTAGGAAGTCAATCAATAAATGATTTATCAGTTAGAAAAGAAGATGCAAATGAAATTAAAAAAGTTGTAGATAATGAAATTAAAAAATTTTTCAAGCCTGAGTTTTTAAATCGACTTGATGAAATAGTTATTTTTAATAATTTAGAATTAAATGACATAAAAGAAATTGCAAAAATACAGCTTCAACATTTAGAAAAAAGACTTAACAAAAAAAACTTAAAATTCAAAATTACGGATGAGGCAATTAACCAACTTGTCGAAAATAGTTTCGATCATGCCTATGGTGCAAGGCCTTTAAAAAGAATTATTCAAAAACAAATTGAGACAAAAATTTCAAATAATATATTGAATAATCATTACCTTAATAAAGACGAGATTAATATTTATCTAGTTGATGGAGAGATAAATGTCGATTAA
- the hisIE gene encoding bifunctional phosphoribosyl-AMP cyclohydrolase/phosphoribosyl-ATP diphosphatase HisIE, producing the protein MTYSANFSIEDLRFDNYGLIPAIAQDWLDGSILMLAWMNKESLTMTLETKNVHYWSRSRSEIWRKGATSGSTQILKEIRFDCDNDALILLIEQNGSGACHTGEKSCFFNEIKINQSDKKEKKTTPFSNICSELFNTIIERSINPSEKSYTNHLLTKGSNTILKKIGEESAEFIMACKDNDKKSISNEAADLIYHLQVALMHKGVEWRDVLAILESRRKN; encoded by the coding sequence ATGACTTATTCAGCTAATTTTTCGATAGAGGATCTACGCTTTGATAATTATGGATTAATCCCTGCAATAGCACAAGATTGGCTTGACGGATCAATTCTTATGCTTGCTTGGATGAACAAAGAATCTTTGACAATGACACTAGAAACCAAAAACGTTCATTATTGGAGTAGATCAAGATCCGAAATTTGGAGAAAAGGAGCTACAAGTGGAAGTACCCAAATACTGAAGGAGATAAGATTCGACTGCGATAATGATGCACTAATCCTTTTGATTGAACAAAATGGTTCAGGAGCATGTCACACTGGTGAAAAAAGTTGTTTTTTTAACGAAATCAAAATAAATCAAAGTGATAAAAAAGAGAAAAAAACAACTCCCTTCTCAAATATTTGCTCTGAATTATTCAATACAATTATCGAAAGATCAATAAATCCATCAGAAAAAAGTTACACAAATCATTTATTAACAAAAGGTAGTAATACTATTTTGAAAAAAATAGGAGAGGAATCTGCAGAGTTTATAATGGCTTGCAAAGATAATGATAAAAAATCAATCTCAAATGAAGCTGCTGATTTGATTTATCATCTGCAAGTTGCCCTTATGCATAAAGGGGTTGAGTGGAGAGATGTACTTGCTATTCTGGAATCAAGAAGAAAAAATTAA
- the petE gene encoding plastocyanin codes for MLRSIFAGLFAIVLTLGLGISSVSAKTVEVKLGTDAGMLAFEPSTVTISAGDTVKFVNNKLAPHNAVFDGHEELSHADLAFAPGESWGETFDTAGTYDYYCEPHRGAGMVGKVIVE; via the coding sequence ATGTTACGTTCAATCTTTGCAGGGTTATTTGCAATAGTTTTAACTCTAGGTCTTGGTATTTCATCAGTTTCAGCTAAGACTGTTGAAGTAAAACTCGGAACGGATGCTGGAATGCTTGCATTTGAACCAAGTACAGTAACCATTAGTGCTGGTGATACAGTTAAATTCGTCAATAATAAACTTGCCCCTCACAATGCTGTTTTTGATGGGCATGAGGAATTAAGTCATGCGGACCTAGCTTTTGCTCCAGGAGAGTCTTGGGGAGAGACATTTGATACTGCTGGAACTTATGATTACTATTGCGAGCCACACAGAGGCGCTGGAATGGTAGGTAAAGTTATTGTTGAATAA
- a CDS encoding NAD-dependent epimerase/dehydratase family protein, whose protein sequence is MAYKNLLITGANGCVGQYLVDWFLKNTKFRLYLMVRDKNKLPISFQENKKVKLMVCDIRESNRYRKEISQINYLIHTATAWGDPKRAYEVNIKAFEELLEMLDIEKLEKIIYFSTASILDTQTELMRESLIYGTEYIQTKYECFQRLRESSFAEKTFAVFPTLVFGGNLGKKSKYPVSYLTSGLKEIGKWLWLARFLKLDSKFHFIHANDIAQICGFLIKNHKEEQYKGFRKFVLGQKFISIDDAIITLLKRHNMRRFFAIPLTKKILKILLRILPIQTTPWDSFSIKKYDFNHVPITNPETFKLKSYAKSLNDILRLSKLPSCNNN, encoded by the coding sequence TTGGCATATAAAAACTTATTAATAACAGGCGCTAATGGATGTGTTGGCCAATATTTAGTTGATTGGTTTTTGAAAAACACAAAATTCAGGCTTTATCTTATGGTAAGAGACAAAAATAAGTTACCAATTTCTTTTCAAGAAAATAAAAAAGTCAAGTTAATGGTGTGCGATATTAGGGAATCAAATAGGTATAGAAAGGAAATTAGTCAAATTAATTACCTAATACATACTGCTACAGCTTGGGGAGATCCAAAAAGAGCATATGAAGTAAATATTAAAGCTTTTGAAGAATTACTAGAAATGCTTGATATTGAAAAGTTAGAAAAGATTATTTATTTTTCAACAGCTAGTATTCTTGATACCCAAACAGAATTAATGAGGGAATCATTGATTTATGGAACAGAGTACATTCAAACAAAATACGAATGTTTCCAGAGACTTAGAGAAAGCTCATTTGCAGAAAAAACATTCGCTGTTTTCCCTACCCTGGTTTTTGGAGGGAATCTTGGAAAAAAAAGTAAATATCCTGTGAGTTATTTAACTAGTGGATTGAAAGAAATTGGGAAATGGCTTTGGTTAGCAAGATTTTTAAAACTCGATTCTAAATTTCACTTTATACACGCAAATGATATTGCCCAGATTTGCGGATTTCTAATTAAAAATCATAAAGAAGAGCAATACAAAGGCTTTAGAAAATTTGTGCTAGGTCAAAAATTCATTTCAATTGATGATGCCATAATTACACTGTTAAAAAGACATAATATGAGGAGATTTTTTGCGATACCGCTTACAAAAAAAATTCTAAAAATATTATTAAGAATTCTCCCGATCCAAACTACTCCTTGGGATAGCTTCAGTATCAAAAAATATGACTTTAATCATGTCCCCATCACTAATCCTGAGACTTTCAAACTTAAAAGTTATGCCAAGTCACTGAATGATATTTTAAGATTATCAAAGTTACCAAGCTGTAATAACAATTAA
- the glgB gene encoding 1,4-alpha-glucan branching protein GlgB — translation MIETIQADWIKSEAINLENCCNDNPLKILGPHFYEEQWVIRVWMPEADEVKINFKNNTYKAESINHKWLFEAILPENPNHNYEINILRGGVTHTQHDPWSYREEWMGEVDRHLFAEGNHHHIWEKMGAHLIEEKNQKGVMFCIWAPNAKSISIIGDINSWDGRHHPMQKRLGGIWELFMPSMQEGDTYKYEIRTQQGHIYEKADPYGFLHEIRPQNGSIVSKLKNFNWNDSSWISNRDSSSQINKPISVYEMHLGSWLHESTDNKYLENNGDPRDPVPAADLKPGTRLLTYPELTKKLIPYVKERGFTHIELMPISEHPFDGSWGYQVTGWYAPTSRFGTPNEFREFVNKCHEEGIGVILDWVPGHFPKDKHGLAFFDGCHLYEHGDSRIGEHKEWGTLIFNYSRNEVRNFLVANLVYWFEEFHIDGIRVDAVASMLYRDYLRPDGEWIPNENGGNENIEAVKFLQQANHVLFQHFPGALSIAEESTTWPMVTKPTDMGGLGFNLKWNMGWMHDMLDYFEIDPWFRQFHQNSVTFSITYNYTENFMLALSHDEVVHGKSHLLHKMPGDDWKKYANTRALLTYMWTHPGKKTIFMGMEFGQRQEWNVWDDLQWELLEFEPHKGIRNLIDDLNVLYKNEPALWKNDFDPYGFQWIDCNDKSNSVISFMRRENDTNEWLVVVANFTPNTHESYKVGVPMEGFYREIFNSDGSRYGGSNKGNLGGKETINYNIHDYQNALELALPPLSVSIFKHQSKK, via the coding sequence ATGATCGAGACAATTCAAGCAGACTGGATTAAATCAGAAGCTATCAACCTAGAAAATTGTTGCAATGATAATCCATTAAAAATATTAGGTCCTCATTTTTATGAAGAACAATGGGTAATTAGGGTATGGATGCCTGAAGCCGACGAAGTTAAAATAAATTTTAAAAACAATACCTATAAGGCGGAAAGCATAAACCATAAATGGCTTTTTGAAGCTATATTGCCTGAAAATCCAAATCACAATTACGAAATAAATATTTTACGAGGAGGGGTCACACATACACAACATGACCCTTGGTCATATAGAGAAGAATGGATGGGAGAAGTTGATAGACATCTTTTTGCAGAAGGTAATCATCATCATATTTGGGAAAAAATGGGAGCACATCTCATTGAAGAAAAGAATCAAAAAGGGGTTATGTTTTGCATTTGGGCTCCAAATGCAAAATCAATTTCGATAATTGGAGATATAAATTCTTGGGATGGAAGACATCATCCAATGCAAAAAAGATTAGGGGGAATTTGGGAACTATTCATGCCATCAATGCAAGAGGGCGATACATACAAATACGAAATAAGAACACAACAAGGTCATATCTATGAGAAAGCTGATCCATATGGTTTCCTTCATGAAATCAGACCTCAAAATGGTTCAATAGTTTCAAAGTTAAAAAACTTTAATTGGAATGATAGTTCTTGGATTTCAAACAGAGATTCTTCTAGTCAAATTAACAAGCCAATTTCAGTTTATGAAATGCATTTAGGGAGTTGGCTCCATGAATCAACAGATAATAAATATCTGGAGAACAATGGTGATCCAAGAGACCCGGTACCTGCAGCCGATTTAAAACCTGGAACACGATTATTAACTTATCCAGAATTAACCAAGAAACTAATCCCTTACGTAAAAGAAAGAGGATTTACTCATATTGAACTAATGCCAATATCTGAACATCCTTTCGATGGTTCATGGGGATACCAAGTTACAGGCTGGTATGCACCAACGAGTAGATTTGGTACCCCAAATGAATTTAGAGAGTTTGTAAATAAATGTCATGAAGAGGGCATAGGCGTAATTCTTGATTGGGTGCCCGGTCATTTTCCAAAAGATAAACATGGTTTAGCATTTTTTGATGGCTGCCATCTTTATGAGCATGGAGATTCACGAATAGGAGAACACAAAGAATGGGGGACCCTAATATTTAATTACAGCAGAAACGAAGTAAGGAATTTCTTAGTAGCAAATCTCGTTTATTGGTTTGAAGAGTTTCATATTGATGGCATAAGAGTAGATGCTGTAGCTTCCATGCTTTACAGAGATTATCTACGTCCTGATGGAGAATGGATACCCAATGAAAATGGTGGGAATGAAAATATAGAAGCCGTTAAATTTCTTCAACAGGCTAATCATGTACTCTTCCAACACTTCCCAGGTGCACTTTCTATCGCTGAAGAATCAACAACTTGGCCAATGGTAACCAAACCAACTGACATGGGAGGGTTAGGGTTTAACTTGAAATGGAATATGGGATGGATGCACGATATGCTTGATTATTTTGAAATAGATCCTTGGTTTAGGCAATTCCATCAAAATAGTGTGACTTTCTCAATTACATATAACTATACAGAGAACTTTATGCTTGCACTTAGTCATGATGAGGTCGTCCATGGGAAAAGTCATCTTTTGCATAAAATGCCTGGCGATGACTGGAAGAAATATGCAAATACTCGAGCGTTACTAACTTATATGTGGACCCACCCTGGTAAAAAAACAATATTTATGGGAATGGAATTTGGGCAAAGACAAGAATGGAATGTTTGGGATGATCTGCAATGGGAGTTACTAGAATTTGAACCCCATAAAGGTATCAGAAACTTGATTGATGACCTAAACGTTCTTTATAAAAATGAACCTGCATTATGGAAAAATGACTTTGATCCTTATGGATTCCAATGGATAGATTGTAATGACAAATCTAATTCGGTTATAAGTTTCATGAGAAGAGAAAACGATACTAATGAGTGGCTTGTTGTTGTTGCTAACTTTACACCTAATACTCATGAGTCATACAAAGTAGGTGTTCCTATGGAAGGATTCTATAGAGAAATATTTAATTCAGATGGCTCTAGATACGGGGGCAGTAACAAAGGAAATTTGGGGGGTAAAGAAACTATAAATTACAATATTCATGATTATCAAAATGCTCTAGAACTTGCTTTGCCCCCATTAAGCGTGAGTATATTCAAACATCAATCAAAAAAATAA
- a CDS encoding 6-carboxytetrahydropterin synthase, translating into MYIHSLKFSCSKSYDDFPCSHRQWRHEGHCRFVHGYSRSFTFWFTAKKLDLNGFVVDFSSLKPLENRLKEQFDHTFLINKDDPLLNYWEKLHDLDALDLRIMDNVGMEFTSELIWRWANEYLQDKDKGRTCCWKTESKENKSNKASYEEIPDWFKS; encoded by the coding sequence ATGTATATTCATTCTCTGAAATTTTCATGCAGCAAAAGTTACGACGATTTTCCCTGTTCACATAGGCAATGGCGCCATGAAGGCCACTGCAGATTTGTGCATGGATATTCAAGATCATTCACCTTTTGGTTCACTGCAAAAAAATTAGACCTAAATGGTTTTGTTGTCGATTTTTCAAGTTTAAAGCCTCTAGAAAATAGATTAAAGGAGCAATTTGACCATACTTTTCTAATAAATAAAGATGACCCTTTGCTGAATTACTGGGAAAAATTACATGACTTAGATGCTTTAGATCTGAGAATTATGGACAATGTGGGAATGGAGTTCACCTCTGAATTAATTTGGAGATGGGCTAATGAATACTTACAGGATAAGGATAAAGGCAGAACATGTTGTTGGAAAACAGAATCAAAAGAAAATAAATCGAATAAAGCAAGTTATGAGGAAATTCCTGATTGGTTCAAATCTTAG